The following proteins come from a genomic window of Anaerobutyricum hallii:
- a CDS encoding RloB family protein — MAPVRSYTNWNSRTTDEEEQIEPYRKYFFICEGANTETWYFKKLIDIRKELNIHPLIDIRLLEKTEGDRDISFPRRLIEFAENQKENPEIAFDKERDKMIVVFDGDIFEEKVLDYDELVAEGEKNNILAVSNPAFELFLLLHYENSYEDDIEPNTEQIIQNEKDGHQTFIYKLLLARTGINSKKNSAIGELAKNIEIAIEQEKKINEDIHQCKGQITCNIGRIIDDIRNDDGKCG; from the coding sequence TTGGCTCCAGTAAGAAGTTATACGAATTGGAATAGCAGAACTACAGATGAAGAAGAACAGATTGAGCCTTATCGTAAATATTTTTTCATATGTGAGGGTGCTAATACCGAAACATGGTATTTCAAAAAGTTAATTGATATACGAAAAGAGTTAAATATTCATCCATTAATCGATATCCGGTTACTTGAAAAAACAGAGGGTGACAGGGATATTTCATTTCCAAGACGTTTGATTGAGTTCGCAGAAAATCAGAAAGAAAATCCAGAAATAGCATTTGATAAAGAACGGGATAAGATGATTGTTGTATTTGATGGGGATATTTTTGAAGAAAAAGTACTTGATTATGATGAATTGGTAGCAGAAGGTGAAAAGAATAATATATTAGCGGTCAGCAATCCGGCATTTGAATTGTTCCTGCTGTTACATTATGAAAATTCATACGAAGATGATATTGAACCAAATACCGAACAGATTATCCAAAATGAAAAAGATGGACATCAGACATTTATCTATAAGTTGTTACTAGCCAGAACGGGAATTAATTCCAAAAAGAATTCTGCAATTGGGGAACTGGCGAAGAATATAGAGATTGCTATTGAACAGGAAAAGAAAATCAATGAGGATATTCATCAGTGTAAAGGACAGATTACGTGTAATATAGGTCGGATTATTGATGATATTCGGAATGATGACGGGAAATGCGGATAA
- the hflX gene encoding GTPase HflX gives MEERTKALLVGVNLNNDPEFETALKELESLAEACDMEVVGVETQNVSQINTGVYVGTGRVEEIKAVVHMLEADVVIFDNTLSPMQLRNLKDIIERPVFDRTHLILQIFSSRARTREAQIQVETARLQYELPRLTGMGEILSRQGGGSGGLSNKGAGEKKLELDKRKIRHRISELKKELREVEKNRETQRKRRLVQGIPQVALVGYTNAGKSTLLNAFIDKYEENEEKKEDRKVMAKNMLFATLDTTVRKIHLPDKREFLLSDTVGFISKLPHNLVEAFHSTLEEVKYANLLLEVVDYSDEHYMEHMEVTRETLKELGANEIPCIHVFNKCDIAKANGREDVPAELPHIGKDCIYMAAGQNIGLEELVQLISERIYEDYVDCTMLIPYTEGALVSYFNENATVKATEYEAEGTKITMSCLLKDLKKYKQYVVL, from the coding sequence TTGGAAGAAAGAACAAAGGCACTGCTTGTCGGTGTGAATTTAAATAATGATCCGGAGTTTGAAACAGCATTAAAGGAGTTAGAAAGTCTGGCGGAAGCCTGCGACATGGAAGTTGTCGGGGTAGAGACACAGAATGTCAGCCAGATTAATACAGGTGTATACGTAGGTACAGGGCGTGTAGAGGAGATTAAGGCAGTTGTCCATATGTTGGAAGCGGATGTTGTCATTTTTGATAATACCTTATCTCCGATGCAGCTTCGTAATTTAAAAGATATTATTGAACGGCCTGTGTTTGACCGTACCCATTTGATCTTGCAGATTTTCTCTTCACGAGCAAGAACGAGAGAAGCGCAGATTCAGGTAGAGACGGCAAGACTTCAGTATGAGCTGCCGAGACTTACCGGAATGGGCGAGATATTGAGCCGTCAGGGTGGCGGAAGCGGTGGCCTTTCTAATAAAGGTGCCGGAGAGAAGAAACTGGAATTAGATAAAAGAAAGATTCGTCATCGAATCAGTGAACTGAAAAAGGAACTGCGTGAGGTAGAGAAGAACAGAGAAACGCAAAGGAAGCGTCGTCTGGTTCAGGGAATCCCCCAGGTTGCTTTAGTCGGATATACGAATGCGGGAAAGTCAACTCTTTTAAATGCATTTATTGATAAATACGAAGAAAATGAGGAGAAAAAGGAAGATAGAAAAGTTATGGCGAAAAATATGCTTTTTGCCACTCTGGATACAACAGTCCGTAAAATTCATCTGCCGGACAAGAGGGAGTTCCTTCTTTCTGATACGGTAGGATTTATCAGTAAGCTTCCACATAATCTGGTAGAAGCGTTTCATTCGACATTAGAAGAAGTGAAATATGCCAATCTGTTATTAGAAGTTGTGGATTATTCTGATGAACATTATATGGAGCATATGGAAGTTACTCGTGAGACATTAAAAGAACTTGGTGCCAATGAAATTCCATGTATCCATGTATTTAATAAATGTGATATTGCGAAAGCAAATGGAAGAGAAGATGTACCGGCAGAACTGCCCCACATCGGAAAAGACTGTATTTACATGGCAGCCGGACAGAATATCGGACTTGAGGAACTTGTACAGCTCATATCCGAGCGTATTTATGAGGATTATGTAGACTGCACTATGCTCATCCCATACACCGAAGGCGCATTGGTATCGTATTTCAATGAAAATGCAACCGTAAAAGCAACGGAATACGAAGCAGAAGGAACGAAGATAACGATGAGCTGTCTGCTTAAAGACTTAAAGAAATACAAACAATATGTTGTTTTGTAA
- a CDS encoding Rpn family recombination-promoting nuclease/putative transposase — MSKSAAKNKVKPDTILKNFWKDNQRFADLFNTVLFNGDPVLKPSDLKEVDTDVSSIIKFNGHIETVQRILDVVRKTAFGVDFIIWGLENQEKIHYAMPLRHMLADALIYLKEYNEIAARNKKEKSYNTSDEFLSSLKKEDRLHPVISLCIYYGEKDWDGPFDLLDMMIVPDNLKFIISNYKMNLIEVRKSENLLFENEDIDIVFKMVRSIYNDDYNGFYKAYKDQSVSVEVGLTVGSIVNSQAIINQALSMEKEGGNINMCEALQRWLDEEVKKGKIEGKVEGKAEGKIEGTINTYRRFHVSKKETKENLIKEFLLSEIEAEEYMNKFWN; from the coding sequence GTGTCGAAATCGGCTGCTAAGAATAAAGTAAAACCAGACACTATACTAAAGAATTTCTGGAAGGATAATCAGCGTTTTGCAGATTTATTTAACACTGTATTATTCAACGGAGACCCTGTACTAAAGCCAAGTGATTTGAAAGAAGTAGATACGGACGTCTCATCGATAATTAAGTTTAATGGGCATATAGAGACAGTCCAGAGAATTTTGGATGTTGTTAGAAAGACCGCTTTTGGAGTTGATTTTATTATCTGGGGGTTGGAGAATCAGGAAAAGATACATTATGCTATGCCATTACGTCATATGCTGGCAGATGCTTTGATTTATCTAAAAGAATATAATGAGATAGCAGCAAGGAATAAGAAAGAGAAAAGTTATAATACATCCGATGAATTTTTATCGTCATTGAAAAAGGAGGATCGTTTACATCCAGTAATAAGTTTATGCATATATTATGGAGAAAAAGATTGGGATGGTCCCTTTGATTTACTAGATATGATGATAGTGCCGGATAATCTGAAATTTATAATATCTAATTATAAAATGAATCTGATAGAGGTAAGAAAAAGTGAGAACTTACTCTTTGAAAATGAGGATATAGATATAGTATTTAAAATGGTGCGTTCAATTTATAATGATGACTATAATGGTTTTTACAAAGCCTACAAAGATCAATCTGTTTCTGTAGAAGTAGGCCTGACAGTAGGTTCAATTGTAAATTCTCAGGCAATAATCAATCAAGCATTGAGTATGGAAAAGGAAGGAGGGAATATAAATATGTGTGAAGCATTACAACGATGGTTGGATGAAGAAGTTAAAAAAGGGAAAATAGAAGGAAAAGTAGAAGGAAAAGCAGAAGGAAAAATAGAGGGAACAATAAATACTTATAGAAGATTTCATGTAAGCAAGAAGGAAACGAAGGAAAATCTGATAAAAGAATTTTTATTATCAGAAATTGAAGCTGAAGAATATATGAACAAATTTTGGAATTAA
- a CDS encoding DMT family transporter: MENKRKFGHLAAIFTIFIWGTTFISTKILLRAFEPVEILFFRFVMGYILLWIMNPHRLPIKSWKQELTFAAAGLTGMTLYYLMENVALTYSQASNVGVIVSIAPVFTAITARIFLKEEGKLRPAFFIGCVIALIGISLISFSGTTMHLNPIGDLLSVGGAIIWSFYSVLSKKIGSFGYSVVQATRRTFFYGILFMIPALFIFDFKWDLTRFATPAYLFNIFYLGLGASAICFVTWNMAVRILGAIKTSVYIYLAPVVTAVTSVIILHEKITFLSGLGILLVLGGLLLSEQKKKFFSIRGRKQTENVIE, from the coding sequence ATGGAAAACAAACGAAAGTTTGGACATCTGGCTGCTATTTTTACGATTTTTATCTGGGGGACAACATTTATTTCAACAAAGATTTTACTGAGAGCATTCGAACCGGTAGAAATCTTATTTTTCCGCTTTGTAATGGGATACATTTTACTGTGGATCATGAATCCCCATCGATTGCCGATAAAAAGCTGGAAACAGGAACTGACATTTGCAGCAGCAGGACTTACGGGAATGACATTGTACTATTTAATGGAAAATGTAGCACTTACTTATTCACAGGCATCGAATGTAGGAGTCATCGTTTCAATCGCGCCGGTATTTACCGCAATTACAGCACGCATTTTCTTAAAAGAAGAAGGAAAACTTCGACCAGCATTTTTCATAGGGTGTGTGATTGCCCTCATTGGAATTTCCCTGATCAGTTTTAGCGGAACAACGATGCACCTAAATCCGATCGGTGACCTTCTTTCTGTTGGTGGAGCGATAATCTGGTCATTTTATTCCGTACTTTCCAAAAAAATAGGAAGCTTTGGTTATTCTGTAGTTCAGGCAACAAGAAGAACCTTTTTCTATGGAATACTATTTATGATCCCGGCATTATTTATATTTGATTTTAAATGGGATCTGACCCGTTTCGCCACACCGGCATACCTATTCAACATTTTCTATTTGGGACTTGGAGCATCCGCCATCTGCTTTGTCACATGGAACATGGCAGTAAGAATACTTGGAGCAATCAAAACAAGCGTATATATCTACCTCGCTCCGGTAGTAACAGCGGTAACATCCGTCATTATTCTACATGAAAAAATAACATTTTTATCCGGATTAGGAATCCTGTTAGTACTCGGTGGACTTCTATTATCTGAGCAAAAGAAAAAATTTTTTTCTATTAGGGGTAGAAAGCAAACGGAAAATGTTATAGAATAA
- a CDS encoding GntR family transcriptional regulator: MSWNLDSSRPIYAQIIEKVSFYIVSGQYQPGDKLPSVRDLAAQAGVNPNTMQKALSELERENLVHSARTSGRFITEDKDMIEKMREELASTQIKEFLNKMSQMGFDYNKTIALLEKLGKENQE; this comes from the coding sequence ATGTCTTGGAATCTTGATTCCAGCCGGCCAATCTACGCTCAGATTATTGAGAAGGTGTCGTTTTATATTGTGTCCGGTCAATATCAACCGGGGGATAAGCTTCCTTCGGTCCGGGATTTAGCTGCACAGGCAGGTGTGAATCCTAATACGATGCAGAAAGCTCTTTCGGAATTAGAAAGGGAGAATCTCGTTCATTCCGCAAGAACAAGCGGACGATTTATAACAGAGGATAAAGATATGATTGAGAAAATGAGAGAAGAACTGGCATCTACACAGATTAAAGAATTTCTGAATAAGATGTCACAGATGGGATTTGATTATAACAAAACAATCGCTTTACTTGAAAAGCTTGGAAAGGAGAATCAAGAATGA
- a CDS encoding NUDIX hydrolase, with translation MNFTTLCYIEKENKYLMLHRTSKKKDGNKDKWIGVGGHFEKGESPEECLLREVKEETGLELTSYQFRGIVTFISDEWPDEYMCLYTADRYTGDIGNCDEGELVWVEKEKIMDLNIWEGDKIFLKLLMENQPFFSLKLEYKGDKLINTVLNKY, from the coding sequence ATGAATTTTACAACATTATGCTATATAGAAAAAGAAAATAAATATCTTATGCTTCATCGAACATCAAAAAAGAAAGATGGTAATAAAGATAAATGGATTGGGGTAGGAGGACATTTTGAAAAAGGAGAAAGTCCTGAAGAATGTCTTTTACGGGAAGTAAAAGAGGAAACAGGATTAGAGCTTACATCCTATCAATTTCGAGGAATCGTTACCTTTATATCGGATGAGTGGCCGGATGAATATATGTGTCTATATACAGCAGATAGGTATACGGGAGACATCGGAAACTGCGATGAGGGGGAACTTGTCTGGGTGGAAAAAGAAAAAATTATGGATTTAAACATATGGGAAGGTGATAAGATCTTTTTAAAGCTTCTGATGGAAAATCAACCATTTTTTTCGTTAAAATTAGAATATAAAGGAGATAAACTAATAAACACAGTCTTAAATAAATACTAA
- the uvrA gene encoding excinuclease ABC subunit UvrA, whose amino-acid sequence MSEKKEYIRIRGAREHNLKNINIDIPRNEFVVLTGLSGSGKSSLAFDTIYAEGQRRYMESLSSYARQFLGQMEKPDVDDIQGLSPAISIDQKSTNRNPRSTVGTVTEIYDYLRLLYARVGIPHCPKCGKVISKQTVDQIVDILMKLPDRTKIQLLAPIVRGRKGEHVKILKDAKKSGYVRVRIDGNLYDLSEEIQLEKNKKHNIEIIVDRLMIKEGIENRLTDSIETVMKLTGGILLVDVVGKEPMNFSQSFSCPDCGISIDEIEPRSFSFNNPFGACPVCHGLGFKMEFDIDLMIPDKKLSIADGAITVMGWQSCTDAKSYTRAILDALAKEYHFDLNTPFCNLSQEAQDVIIHGTNGHEVKVYYKGKRGEGIYDVAFEGLIRNVQRRYRENHSERQRAEYENFMTVTPCDSCHGQRLKPESLAVTVGEYNISELTKLSVKRLISYFNEIQLTERQQLIGKQVLREIRGRIGFLNDVGLDYLSLSQPTGTLSGGEAQRIRLATQIGSGLVGVAYILDEPSIGLHQRDNDKLISALKRLRDLGNSLIVVEHDEDTMREADCIVDIGPLAGENGGEVVAIGTAQELMDNPNSITGAYLSGKRKIPVPEVRRQPQGYLTVKGAQENNLKNIDVKFPLGVFTCVTGVSGSGKSSLVNEILYKKLACVLNRARIKPGKHKEIEGTEQLDKIINIDQSPIGRTPRSNPATYTGVFDHIRELFAMTKDAKARGYDKGRFSFNKKGGRCEACAGDGILKIEMQFLPDVYVPCEVCHGKRYNRETLEVKYKGKNIFEVLDMNVDEACEFFESVPSIRRKIETLRDVGLSYIKLGQPSTTLSGGEAQRVKLATELSRQSTGKTIYVLDEPTTGLHFADVHKLVDILQRLTEGGNTVVVIEHNLEVIKTADYIIDMGPEGGEGGGTMVTCGTPEEVADEPRSYTGKYLRKYLNTNL is encoded by the coding sequence ATGAGTGAAAAGAAGGAGTACATTCGTATTCGAGGGGCGCGGGAGCACAACCTTAAGAATATTAATATAGATATACCAAGGAATGAATTTGTAGTATTGACAGGACTTTCGGGTTCCGGTAAGTCATCCCTGGCATTTGATACGATTTATGCGGAAGGACAGCGGCGATATATGGAGTCACTTTCTTCTTATGCAAGACAGTTCTTAGGACAGATGGAGAAACCGGATGTAGACGATATTCAGGGGTTATCTCCTGCGATTTCAATCGATCAGAAGTCTACGAACCGGAATCCACGATCTACGGTTGGTACTGTAACGGAAATTTATGATTATCTGAGACTTCTTTATGCAAGAGTTGGAATTCCGCACTGTCCAAAGTGTGGAAAGGTCATTTCCAAGCAGACAGTAGACCAGATTGTAGATATTTTGATGAAGCTTCCGGACAGAACGAAGATTCAGCTGCTGGCACCGATTGTAAGAGGAAGAAAGGGCGAGCATGTCAAGATTTTAAAGGATGCGAAGAAGAGTGGCTATGTGCGTGTTCGCATTGACGGGAATCTTTATGATCTGTCGGAAGAGATTCAGTTAGAGAAGAATAAGAAGCATAATATTGAGATTATCGTAGACCGCCTTATGATAAAGGAAGGAATCGAGAATCGCCTGACAGATTCGATCGAAACAGTAATGAAGCTTACTGGAGGGATTCTTCTTGTTGATGTCGTTGGAAAAGAACCGATGAACTTTAGTCAGAGTTTTTCCTGTCCGGACTGTGGAATCAGTATTGACGAGATTGAACCAAGAAGTTTTTCTTTTAATAATCCATTTGGTGCCTGTCCGGTCTGTCATGGACTTGGTTTTAAGATGGAATTTGACATTGATCTTATGATTCCAGATAAAAAATTAAGCATCGCAGATGGAGCAATCACAGTGATGGGGTGGCAGTCCTGTACAGATGCCAAGAGTTACACAAGAGCAATCCTTGATGCATTAGCAAAAGAATATCATTTTGATCTAAATACACCATTTTGTAATCTGAGTCAGGAAGCACAGGATGTGATCATTCATGGAACAAATGGTCATGAAGTAAAGGTGTATTATAAAGGAAAGCGCGGAGAAGGTATATATGATGTTGCGTTTGAAGGGCTGATCCGTAACGTGCAGCGCCGTTACAGAGAGAATCATTCGGAACGCCAGAGAGCAGAGTATGAGAACTTTATGACGGTAACACCATGCGATAGTTGTCATGGGCAGCGTTTAAAGCCAGAGTCATTAGCAGTAACAGTAGGAGAGTACAACATCTCTGAGCTTACAAAGCTTTCTGTAAAGCGTTTGATTTCTTATTTTAATGAGATTCAGCTTACCGAAAGACAGCAGTTGATCGGAAAGCAGGTATTAAGAGAAATACGTGGACGAATCGGCTTCCTGAATGATGTCGGTCTTGATTATTTAAGCCTTTCTCAGCCAACAGGAACCCTTTCTGGCGGAGAAGCACAGCGAATCCGTCTTGCAACCCAGATCGGTTCCGGACTTGTCGGCGTAGCATATATTCTTGATGAACCAAGTATCGGACTGCATCAAAGAGATAATGATAAGCTTATTTCAGCTTTAAAGCGCCTGCGTGACCTGGGGAATTCCCTCATTGTCGTAGAACATGATGAAGATACGATGCGAGAAGCAGATTGTATAGTGGACATCGGACCGTTAGCAGGCGAGAACGGTGGAGAAGTCGTTGCAATCGGAACGGCACAGGAACTGATGGATAATCCAAACTCGATTACTGGTGCTTACCTTAGCGGGAAAAGGAAGATTCCAGTTCCGGAAGTACGCAGACAGCCACAAGGCTATCTCACCGTAAAAGGCGCACAGGAAAATAATTTAAAGAATATTGATGTAAAGTTCCCATTAGGTGTATTTACCTGTGTCACAGGAGTCTCCGGCTCTGGAAAGAGTTCCCTTGTCAATGAGATTCTCTATAAGAAGCTTGCCTGTGTATTAAACCGGGCCCGAATCAAGCCAGGTAAACATAAAGAAATCGAAGGAACAGAACAGTTAGATAAGATCATCAATATCGATCAGTCTCCAATCGGCCGTACCCCTCGTTCTAATCCGGCAACCTATACAGGCGTGTTCGATCATATCCGGGAACTATTTGCCATGACAAAAGATGCTAAAGCAAGAGGATACGATAAAGGACGCTTCAGCTTCAATAAAAAGGGAGGCCGCTGTGAAGCCTGTGCCGGTGACGGTATTTTAAAGATTGAAATGCAGTTCCTTCCGGATGTATATGTCCCTTGTGAAGTTTGTCATGGAAAGCGGTATAACAGAGAAACATTAGAAGTAAAGTACAAGGGCAAGAATATCTTTGAAGTATTAGATATGAACGTCGATGAAGCCTGCGAATTCTTTGAGAGCGTACCATCAATTCGAAGAAAGATAGAAACATTGCGGGATGTAGGACTTTCCTATATTAAGTTAGGACAGCCATCCACGACCCTCTCCGGTGGAGAAGCACAGCGAGTAAAGCTTGCGACAGAACTAAGCCGTCAGAGCACCGGCAAGACCATTTATGTCTTAGATGAGCCAACAACAGGCCTGCACTTTGCAGACGTCCATAAATTAGTAGACATCTTGCAGCGCTTAACAGAAGGCGGCAATACCGTTGTCGTCATTGAGCATAACTTAGAAGTAATCAAAACAGCGGATTACATCATAGATATGGGACCAGAAGGCGGCGAAGGCGGCGGAACGATGGTAACCTGTGGCACCCCGGAAGAAGTCGCAGACGAACCGAGATCCTATACGGGAAAATACCTGAGGAAATATTTAAATACGAATTTGTAG
- a CDS encoding ABC transporter ATP-binding protein, which produces MSTILECKNLSKKYGRKLALDGINLSLNSGRIIGLLGPNGSGKTTLIKLINGLLAPTKGELFINGNAPGVETKKIVSYLPERTYLDETQKVSEAITFFEDFYEDFDRTRAISMLEKLHIDPNSRIKTLSKGTKEKVQLILVMSRHAKLYCLDEPIAGVDPAARDYILSTIINNYEQDSTILISTHLISDVENILDEVVFIQNGHIVLQNDVEDIRFNQGKSVDVLFREVFKC; this is translated from the coding sequence ATGAGTACAATTCTCGAATGTAAGAATTTATCTAAAAAGTATGGCCGCAAACTTGCCTTAGACGGTATTAATCTTTCTTTAAATTCCGGTAGGATTATCGGTCTTCTTGGGCCAAACGGAAGTGGAAAGACTACTTTGATTAAGTTAATTAATGGATTACTTGCTCCAACAAAAGGTGAACTTTTCATCAATGGCAATGCACCCGGTGTAGAGACAAAGAAAATCGTTTCCTATCTACCGGAACGTACCTATTTAGATGAAACACAAAAAGTTTCGGAAGCAATTACATTTTTTGAAGATTTTTATGAAGACTTTGACAGAACACGAGCCATCTCTATGTTGGAAAAACTACACATTGATCCGAATTCCAGAATCAAGACGCTTTCCAAAGGAACAAAAGAAAAGGTGCAGTTAATTCTTGTGATGAGCCGCCACGCAAAGCTTTACTGTCTTGATGAGCCGATTGCTGGTGTAGATCCAGCCGCTAGAGATTATATTTTAAGTACGATTATCAACAACTACGAACAGGATTCTACTATTCTTATCTCCACTCACCTTATTTCCGATGTGGAAAATATTTTAGATGAAGTCGTTTTTATTCAAAACGGTCACATCGTTCTTCAAAATGATGTAGAAGACATTCGTTTTAATCAAGGAAAATCCGTAGATGTATTATTCCGGGAGGTATTCAAATGTTAG
- the uvrB gene encoding excinuclease ABC subunit UvrB, with amino-acid sequence MDHFELVSEFAPTGDQPKAIEQLVEGFKEGNQFETLLGVTGSGKTFTMANVIAQLNKPTLILAHNKTLAAQLYSEFKAFFPHNAVEYFVSYYDYYQPEAYVPSTDTYIEKDSSINDEIDKLRHSATAALIERKDVIVVSSVSCIYGIGSKNDYAKMMISLRPGMEIDRDEVVRRLIDIQYVRNELDFKRGSFRVRGDVLEVVPVSTFEDAIHIEFFGDEIDRIMQVDVLTGEIKASLNFAAIFPASHYVVPQEQIERAVKTIKEELDERVEYFKENDQLLEAQRISERTNFDMEMLKETGFCSGIENYSRHLTGLEPGKAPYTLIDFFGDDFLMIVDESHITIPQVRGMYAGDRSRKQTLVDFGFRLPSALDNRPLNFDEFEERIDQMLFVSATPNVYEGEHEMLRAEQIIRPTGLLDPPIDVRPVEGQIDDLISEINKEVEKKHKVLVTTLTKRMAEDLTAYMKELDIRVKYLHSDIDTLERIEIVRDLRMDVFDVLVGINLLREGLDIPEVTLIAILDADKEGFLRSETSLVQTVGRAARNAEGHVIMYGDTITDSMRAAITETKRRREIQMAYNEEHGITPTTIQKAVRDVISITNDSDDSMDGIGGKHTKDSALKKDRESMNRKELTEMIAKLTKKMNKAAAELNFEEAAELRDELKKYKIALRDYED; translated from the coding sequence ATGGATCATTTTGAATTAGTGTCTGAGTTTGCGCCGACCGGTGATCAGCCGAAGGCGATCGAACAACTGGTAGAAGGGTTTAAAGAAGGGAATCAGTTTGAGACTTTGCTTGGTGTTACCGGTTCCGGTAAGACATTTACTATGGCGAATGTTATTGCACAGTTGAATAAGCCGACGTTGATCTTAGCGCATAATAAGACACTGGCAGCACAGCTTTACAGTGAGTTTAAGGCATTTTTTCCGCATAATGCAGTGGAGTATTTTGTCTCCTATTATGATTATTATCAGCCGGAAGCCTATGTTCCTTCTACAGATACATATATAGAGAAGGATTCTTCGATTAATGATGAGATTGATAAGCTGCGTCATAGTGCGACAGCGGCTTTGATCGAGCGGAAGGATGTTATTGTTGTTTCTTCTGTTTCCTGTATTTATGGAATCGGTAGTAAGAATGATTATGCGAAGATGATGATCTCACTGCGTCCGGGGATGGAGATTGACAGGGATGAAGTTGTCCGTCGGCTGATTGATATTCAGTATGTACGTAATGAACTTGATTTTAAGAGAGGAAGTTTTCGTGTACGCGGAGATGTACTGGAGGTTGTTCCTGTTTCTACTTTTGAGGATGCGATTCATATTGAATTTTTTGGTGATGAGATTGATCGGATCATGCAGGTGGATGTACTGACAGGTGAGATTAAGGCAAGTCTTAATTTTGCGGCGATTTTCCCGGCTTCTCATTATGTTGTGCCACAAGAGCAGATTGAACGTGCGGTGAAGACGATTAAGGAAGAACTCGATGAAAGAGTAGAGTATTTTAAGGAGAATGACCAGCTTTTGGAGGCACAGCGGATTTCCGAGCGGACGAACTTTGATATGGAGATGCTGAAGGAGACTGGTTTTTGTTCTGGAATCGAGAATTATTCCAGACATCTTACCGGATTAGAGCCTGGGAAGGCGCCATATACGCTGATCGATTTCTTTGGGGATGACTTCCTTATGATCGTGGATGAGTCCCATATCACGATTCCGCAGGTAAGAGGGATGTATGCCGGGGACCGTTCCAGAAAGCAGACATTAGTTGATTTTGGATTCCGTTTGCCATCTGCTCTTGATAACCGTCCGCTTAATTTTGATGAATTTGAAGAACGAATTGATCAGATGCTATTTGTTTCTGCGACACCGAATGTTTACGAAGGGGAGCATGAGATGCTTCGTGCGGAGCAGATTATCCGTCCGACAGGTCTTCTTGATCCGCCAATCGATGTTCGTCCGGTGGAGGGGCAGATTGATGATCTGATCAGTGAGATTAACAAGGAAGTAGAGAAGAAGCATAAGGTCCTGGTGACTACTTTAACGAAACGGATGGCAGAAGACCTGACCGCCTATATGAAGGAACTTGATATTCGTGTCAAGTATCTACATTCTGATATTGATACGTTAGAGCGAATTGAGATTGTACGAGATCTGCGGATGGATGTATTTGATGTTCTTGTGGGAATCAATCTTTTAAGAGAGGGTCTCGATATTCCGGAAGTGACACTTATCGCGATTCTTGATGCGGATAAAGAGGGATTTTTACGTTCGGAAACATCTCTTGTGCAGACGGTTGGTCGTGCTGCGAGAAACGCAGAAGGTCACGTTATTATGTATGGTGATACGATCACAGATTCTATGCGTGCGGCAATTACAGAGACGAAGCGCCGTCGTGAGATTCAGATGGCCTATAATGAGGAACATGGTATTACTCCGACAACGATTCAGAAGGCGGTACGTGATGTTATCTCAATTACGAATGACAGTGATGATAGCATGGATGGTATTGGTGGAAAGCATACAAAAGACAGTGCTTTAAAGAAAGACAGAGAATCTATGAACCGCAAAGAGCTTACGGAAATGATAGCAAAGCTCACGAAGAAGATGAATAAGGCAGCAGCTGAGCTGAACTTTGAAGAGGCAGCAGAGCTTCGAGATGAATTGAAGAAGTACAAGATTGCACTTAGAGATTATGAGGATTAA